A single Bacillota bacterium DNA region contains:
- the nifV gene encoding homocitrate synthase, protein MGRGEAVNHIKIVDTTLRDGEQTAGVVFSNHEKIRIAKMLDDIGVDQIEAGIPVMGGHEKEAIKEICQLGLRASIMGWNRAVIKDIEASLECGVDAVAISISTSDIHIEHKLRSTRQKVLESMVRATEFAKQHGVYISVNAEDASRSDPEFLLEFAQAAKEAGADRLRFCDTVGILDPFTTYERVKNLIEKVGIDIEMHTHNDFGMATANALAGVRAGATWVGVTVIGLGERAGNAALEEVVMALKYLQGIDLNFKTAKFRELAEYVSLASKRELPAWKPIVGSNMFAHESGIHADGALKNPRTYEVFCPEEVGLERQIVIGKHSGTNAIKAKFEEYGIGLTEEEANDILARVRKAAVELKRPLFDKELVYIYEDYLNEIKKIAVNKN, encoded by the coding sequence ATGGGGAGGGGTGAAGCTGTGAACCATATTAAAATTGTGGATACCACGCTCCGGGATGGAGAACAAACAGCAGGTGTCGTCTTTTCCAACCACGAAAAAATCCGGATTGCGAAAATGCTTGACGACATTGGGGTTGACCAGATCGAAGCCGGGATTCCCGTAATGGGGGGTCACGAGAAAGAGGCCATTAAGGAGATCTGCCAGCTGGGTCTGCGCGCCAGCATCATGGGATGGAACCGGGCCGTTATCAAGGATATTGAAGCCTCTCTGGAGTGCGGGGTAGATGCGGTCGCGATCTCGATCTCTACCTCCGATATTCACATTGAGCATAAACTCCGGAGCACCAGACAGAAGGTGCTGGAAAGCATGGTCAGGGCGACCGAGTTTGCGAAGCAGCATGGGGTTTACATTTCGGTCAATGCCGAGGACGCCTCCCGGTCGGATCCTGAGTTTCTGCTGGAATTTGCGCAGGCGGCAAAGGAGGCGGGTGCAGACCGGCTGCGCTTCTGCGACACGGTGGGGATTCTCGATCCTTTTACCACCTATGAACGGGTAAAGAATCTGATTGAAAAAGTCGGGATTGATATCGAAATGCACACCCACAACGACTTCGGGATGGCCACCGCCAACGCCCTGGCCGGAGTGCGGGCGGGTGCCACCTGGGTGGGGGTAACCGTCATCGGTCTGGGGGAACGCGCCGGCAATGCGGCGCTGGAAGAAGTGGTGATGGCCTTAAAATATCTCCAGGGAATCGATCTGAATTTCAAGACCGCGAAGTTCCGGGAGCTGGCCGAGTACGTCTCCCTTGCCTCGAAGCGGGAGCTTCCTGCCTGGAAGCCGATCGTGGGCTCCAACATGTTTGCCCACGAATCCGGAATCCACGCCGACGGCGCCCTGAAGAACCCGCGCACCTACGAGGTTTTCTGCCCCGAGGAGGTGGGTCTGGAGCGCCAGATCGTGATCGGGAAGCATTCGGGCACCAATGCGATCAAGGCAAAGTTTGAAGAATACGGGATAGGCCTGACCGAGGAAGAAGCAAACGACATTTTGGCGCGGGTCAGGAAGGCGGCTGTAGAACTCAAGCGCCCCCTCTTTGACAAGGAGCTTGTTTATATTTACGAGGACTATCTCAACGAAATCAAGAAAATTGCAGTGAACAAGAATTAA
- a CDS encoding 3-isopropylmalate dehydratase small subunit gives MELRGRAHRFGDDINTDYIISGKYKFKTLDMKELARHVMEDLDPDFARKVQPGDFVVAGRNFGCGSSREQAPLALLHAGVGAVLASSFARIFYRNAINTGLPVVECDTSRIDGGDELIVDLEKGVIKNLTKQEEIPIKPLPPFMLKVLADGGLVPHFRKYGTFNLD, from the coding sequence GTGGAACTGCGGGGTAGGGCGCACCGCTTCGGGGATGACATCAACACTGATTACATTATCTCGGGGAAGTATAAATTTAAAACACTGGACATGAAGGAACTTGCGCGCCACGTTATGGAAGACCTGGATCCGGATTTTGCCCGCAAGGTGCAGCCGGGGGATTTTGTGGTTGCAGGCCGCAATTTCGGCTGCGGTTCCTCCCGGGAGCAGGCGCCCCTGGCCCTGCTTCACGCCGGGGTAGGAGCCGTGCTGGCCTCATCCTTTGCCCGGATTTTTTACCGGAACGCAATTAACACGGGGCTTCCGGTGGTGGAGTGTGACACCAGCAGGATTGACGGAGGAGACGAACTGATTGTAGATCTGGAAAAGGGGGTTATCAAAAACCTCACAAAGCAAGAGGAGATCCCGATCAAACCGCTTCCCCCTTTCATGCTCAAAGTTCTTGCCGACGGGGGTCTGGTTCCTCACTTTCGCAAGTACGGCACCTTTAATTTAGATTAA
- the ligA gene encoding NAD-dependent DNA ligase LigA, translating into MLAFEEARARVEELRREIRKHDYYYYVLDNPIISDQEYDALVRELEELEKQYPQLITPDSPTQRVGGEPLPEFRTVRHPVPLLSLANAFEPAELRDFDRRVRQLAGSPVDYVVEPKIDGLSVVLTYENGVFVQGATRGDGMTGEDVTENLKTIRVLPLFLPEAPRRFVVRGEVFMPKKAFARLNEERDARGEPPFANPRNAAAGSIRQLDPKVTAARTLGIYTYQILVSEGLTLATQAEVLAFLRELGLPVQEHWRCCRDIEEVISYCSAWVEKRHDLTYEIDGMVVKVNSLPLHAALGSTAKSPRWAVAYKFPAEQAVTRVIDIIVRVGRTGVLTPTAILEPVQVGGVTVSRATLHNEDMIREKDIRIGDYVVVHRAGDVIPEVVRALPERRTGSEKVFHMPEACPECGGRVVRLEGEVAARCTGIACPAQLKELLLHFVSREAMDIEGVGPALVNQLVARGLVKDPADLYYLRKEDLVALERMGEKSAENLLEALARSKERGLAPLIYALGIRFVGTRTAEILAEHYGSLAALARAGVEELTEIPEIGPKIAASIAAFFQEEQTKRVIEKLRRAGVKMEEERAAVPREELPLAGKQFVLTGTLSSLTRKEAEELVKKLGGRVASSVSRKTDYVVVGEDPGQKYEKARALGIPLLDEEAFLSLLGEARRTG; encoded by the coding sequence ATGCTTGCCTTTGAGGAAGCGCGGGCACGGGTGGAGGAGCTGCGGCGGGAAATCCGGAAGCACGATTATTACTACTACGTCCTCGACAACCCGATCATCTCCGACCAGGAATACGACGCCCTGGTGAGGGAACTGGAGGAGCTCGAAAAACAGTACCCCCAGCTGATTACACCTGATTCTCCCACCCAGCGCGTGGGAGGGGAACCCCTCCCGGAATTCCGGACGGTCCGGCACCCGGTGCCGCTGCTGAGCCTGGCCAATGCCTTTGAACCCGCGGAGCTGCGGGATTTCGACCGGCGGGTGCGCCAGCTGGCGGGTTCTCCTGTAGACTATGTGGTGGAACCCAAAATCGACGGCCTGTCGGTTGTGCTCACCTACGAAAACGGGGTTTTCGTGCAGGGGGCGACCCGGGGTGACGGGATGACCGGGGAGGACGTGACGGAAAACTTGAAAACGATACGCGTGCTCCCTCTTTTTCTTCCGGAGGCGCCGCGCCGTTTTGTGGTGCGGGGGGAGGTCTTTATGCCGAAGAAAGCCTTTGCCCGCTTGAACGAAGAAAGAGACGCCCGGGGAGAGCCTCCTTTTGCCAATCCGCGCAACGCGGCGGCAGGTTCCATCAGGCAGCTCGACCCCAAGGTCACGGCAGCCCGGACCCTGGGGATTTACACCTATCAGATTCTGGTAAGCGAGGGGCTTACCCTGGCAACCCAGGCGGAGGTTCTGGCCTTCCTGCGCGAACTCGGACTCCCCGTTCAGGAACACTGGCGCTGCTGCCGGGACATTGAGGAGGTGATCTCCTACTGCAGCGCGTGGGTTGAAAAACGCCATGACTTGACTTACGAAATTGACGGGATGGTCGTTAAGGTCAACTCTTTGCCGCTTCATGCCGCCCTGGGAAGCACGGCCAAAAGCCCCCGCTGGGCAGTTGCTTACAAGTTTCCTGCAGAGCAGGCGGTCACCCGGGTGATCGATATCATCGTCCGGGTGGGGCGGACCGGTGTCCTCACCCCGACGGCAATTCTGGAACCGGTTCAGGTAGGAGGGGTTACCGTATCCCGGGCGACTTTACACAACGAAGATATGATCCGGGAAAAGGACATCAGGATCGGGGATTACGTGGTCGTCCACAGGGCGGGGGATGTCATCCCCGAAGTGGTCCGGGCGCTTCCGGAGCGGCGGACCGGAAGTGAAAAAGTGTTCCATATGCCCGAAGCCTGCCCGGAGTGCGGCGGCAGGGTGGTTCGCCTGGAGGGGGAAGTGGCCGCCCGCTGCACGGGAATTGCCTGCCCTGCCCAACTCAAGGAACTGCTCCTTCACTTCGTTTCCCGGGAAGCGATGGACATCGAAGGGGTGGGCCCCGCCCTTGTGAACCAGCTGGTCGCCCGCGGCCTTGTGAAGGATCCCGCAGACCTCTACTACCTCCGGAAAGAAGACCTGGTGGCCCTGGAAAGGATGGGGGAAAAATCGGCGGAAAACTTGCTTGAAGCCCTGGCGCGGAGCAAAGAAAGGGGCCTTGCTCCCCTGATCTACGCCCTCGGGATCCGCTTCGTGGGAACCCGGACTGCAGAGATCCTGGCGGAGCACTACGGCTCCCTGGCGGCCCTGGCGCGCGCCGGGGTTGAGGAACTCACGGAGATTCCCGAGATCGGACCCAAGATTGCCGCCAGCATCGCGGCCTTCTTCCAGGAGGAGCAGACGAAGCGTGTAATTGAAAAGTTGAGGCGGGCCGGGGTGAAAATGGAGGAGGAGAGGGCCGCGGTTCCCCGGGAGGAGCTTCCGCTGGCCGGAAAGCAGTTCGTGCTCACCGGGACGCTTTCCTCCCTCACCCGCAAGGAGGCCGAAGAGCTGGTCAAGAAGCTGGGAGGCAGGGTTGCCTCAAGTGTGAGCAGGAAAACGGACTACGTGGTGGTGGGGGAGGATCCAGGCCAGAAGTACGAAAAGGCCCGCGCTCTGGGAATCCCCCTGCTTGATGAAGAAGCTTTTTTAAGCCTCCTTGGTGAAGCCCGCCGGACCGGATAA
- the gatA gene encoding Asp-tRNA(Asn)/Glu-tRNA(Gln) amidotransferase subunit GatA, with product MELFQLTAHQLAEMLKKGEASAEEITRAVFARIYEVEDRIQAYVTVTEETAYQAAKEIDRKRREGEIPGPLAGIPAGLKDNLCTRGTRTTCSSRMLENFVPPYDATVVKKLAAAGAVFTGKLNMDEFAMGSSTENSAFFPTRNPWHLGYVPGGSSGGAAAAVAAGEAVYALGSDTGGSIRQPASFCGIVGLKPTYGLVSRFGLVAFASSLDQIGPLTKDVRDCALVLNAIAGHDPLDSTSAPFPVPDYTSYLTGEARGVKVGVPREFFGKGLDPRVGEVVRAAISRLEDLGAVVEECSFPHAEYALPCYYIIAPAEASSNLARYDGVRYGYRAAPEKGGNYNLLEMYMRTRSEGFGPEVKRRIMLGTYALSSGYYDAYYLKALKLRTLIRQDFNRLFEQFDVIVSPTSPTPPFRFGEKAGDPLVMYLSDVYTIPINLAGIPALSLPCGFVEGLPVGLQIMAPPFGEGTLLRVAYAYEQSTPYHLARPPLKGEPEQEPVEKTGP from the coding sequence ATGGAACTTTTTCAGTTAACGGCTCATCAGCTGGCTGAAATGCTGAAAAAGGGTGAAGCATCCGCAGAGGAAATTACGCGTGCGGTTTTTGCCCGGATCTATGAAGTGGAGGACCGGATTCAGGCCTACGTAACCGTTACAGAGGAAACAGCTTACCAGGCGGCAAAAGAGATCGACCGGAAAAGGCGGGAAGGGGAAATACCGGGCCCCCTTGCAGGGATCCCGGCAGGTTTGAAGGATAACCTGTGCACCCGGGGGACGCGCACCACCTGCTCCTCCCGGATGCTGGAGAACTTCGTCCCTCCCTACGATGCAACTGTTGTGAAAAAGCTGGCCGCCGCAGGGGCGGTTTTCACCGGGAAACTGAACATGGACGAATTTGCGATGGGTTCCTCCACAGAGAACTCGGCTTTTTTTCCGACCCGGAACCCCTGGCACCTGGGATACGTGCCCGGCGGCTCCAGTGGAGGGGCGGCTGCGGCCGTTGCTGCAGGAGAGGCGGTCTATGCTTTAGGTTCCGATACGGGAGGCTCTATCAGGCAGCCGGCCTCCTTCTGCGGGATTGTGGGTTTGAAGCCCACCTACGGGCTCGTTTCCCGCTTCGGACTGGTGGCCTTTGCGTCTTCCCTTGACCAGATCGGCCCCCTTACAAAGGATGTGCGGGACTGCGCCCTGGTTCTGAATGCGATTGCCGGCCACGATCCCCTTGATTCCACATCAGCCCCCTTCCCGGTTCCGGATTATACCTCTTACCTTACCGGGGAAGCCAGGGGCGTGAAGGTGGGGGTGCCCCGGGAATTCTTCGGAAAGGGGCTTGACCCCCGGGTGGGGGAAGTGGTTCGGGCTGCAATTAGCCGGCTGGAGGATTTGGGGGCGGTTGTGGAGGAGTGTTCCTTCCCCCATGCAGAATACGCTCTCCCCTGCTACTACATCATTGCTCCGGCTGAAGCCAGTTCGAACCTGGCGCGTTATGATGGGGTTCGCTACGGGTACCGCGCCGCTCCGGAAAAGGGGGGAAACTATAATCTGTTGGAAATGTACATGCGAACCCGGAGCGAGGGGTTCGGGCCCGAGGTGAAGAGGCGAATTATGCTGGGCACCTATGCCTTGAGTTCTGGATATTACGACGCCTATTACTTAAAGGCATTAAAGCTCCGCACCCTCATCAGGCAGGACTTCAACCGGCTGTTTGAGCAGTTTGATGTGATTGTTTCTCCGACCTCTCCCACTCCACCCTTCCGGTTTGGGGAAAAAGCCGGGGATCCCCTGGTGATGTATCTTTCCGATGTCTATACAATCCCGATCAACCTGGCGGGGATTCCCGCCCTCTCGCTTCCCTGCGGCTTTGTCGAAGGTTTGCCGGTCGGGCTGCAAATCATGGCGCCCCCCTTTGGCGAGGGGACCCTGCTGAGGGTAGCCTATGCTTATGAGCAGAGCACGCCCTACCACCTGGCAAGACCACCTTTAAAAGGAGAACCAGAACAGGAGCCGGTGGAAAAAACCGGGCCCTGA
- the gatB gene encoding Asp-tRNA(Asn)/Glu-tRNA(Gln) amidotransferase subunit GatB, which yields MMAEYEAVIGLEVHVELRTKSKAFCSCPNVFGSEPNTNVCPVCLGLPGVLPVLNQAVLEYAVRTGLALNCEIASFSKFDRKNYFYPDLPKNYQISQYDLPLCRNGYLELEVEGVKRRIGITRVHMEEDAGKLIHGEGEDADCSLVDTNRAGVPLLEIVTEPDLRSPEEARLFLEKLKAILQYIDVSDCKMEEGSLRCDANISVRPVGTNVLNPKTEIKNMNSFRAVHRALSAEMARQCAIWEAGGRVVRETRAWDEEQGTTVGMRTKEEASDYRYFPDPDLVPIVLSSDFIARVREGLPELPEARKQRFVREYGLPSYDAGVLTSSRPLADFYEACVRGYPDPKTVSNWIMGEFLRLLKASDLEVAETKLTPSHLVEMLELLKEGTISGKIAKTVFEEMFRTGKRAREIVEARGLVQISDEAELARVVDEVLAAHPGVVADYRSGKEKALAFLVGQVMKATRGKANPQAVNKIIKEKIQ from the coding sequence ATGATGGCCGAATACGAGGCCGTAATCGGTCTTGAGGTTCATGTGGAACTGCGCACGAAATCGAAGGCTTTCTGCAGCTGCCCCAATGTTTTCGGAAGCGAACCGAATACCAACGTTTGCCCGGTTTGCCTGGGGCTTCCCGGCGTGCTCCCTGTCTTGAATCAGGCTGTTTTGGAGTATGCCGTTCGCACGGGGCTTGCTTTGAACTGCGAGATCGCTTCTTTCAGCAAGTTCGACCGGAAAAATTACTTTTACCCGGATCTGCCTAAAAACTACCAGATATCCCAGTACGACCTTCCCCTCTGCCGGAACGGCTACCTTGAGCTGGAGGTGGAGGGGGTCAAGAGGCGCATTGGAATTACAAGGGTGCACATGGAGGAGGACGCCGGGAAGCTGATTCACGGGGAAGGGGAAGACGCGGACTGCTCTCTGGTGGATACGAACCGGGCAGGGGTGCCGCTGCTGGAGATCGTTACGGAGCCGGATCTGAGGTCTCCCGAGGAGGCGCGCCTCTTCCTGGAGAAATTGAAGGCCATTTTGCAGTACATCGATGTCTCCGACTGCAAAATGGAAGAGGGTTCTCTCCGGTGCGATGCGAATATTTCGGTGCGCCCTGTCGGGACGAATGTCTTAAATCCGAAAACGGAGATCAAAAACATGAACTCCTTCCGGGCTGTGCACCGCGCCCTCAGTGCGGAGATGGCCCGGCAGTGCGCAATCTGGGAAGCGGGGGGCCGGGTGGTGAGGGAAACCCGCGCCTGGGACGAAGAGCAGGGAACGACGGTAGGGATGCGGACGAAGGAAGAAGCTTCGGATTACCGCTATTTTCCCGATCCCGATCTTGTTCCCATTGTGCTCAGCTCTGATTTTATTGCCCGCGTCAGGGAAGGGCTGCCCGAGCTTCCCGAGGCCCGGAAGCAGCGCTTTGTCAGGGAATACGGCCTTCCCTCCTATGACGCCGGAGTGCTTACGAGTTCCCGCCCGCTGGCCGACTTTTACGAGGCGTGCGTGCGCGGCTACCCGGATCCGAAAACGGTCAGCAACTGGATCATGGGCGAATTTCTGCGGCTCCTGAAGGCCTCGGACCTCGAAGTGGCGGAAACGAAGTTGACGCCATCTCACCTTGTCGAGATGCTGGAGCTTTTAAAAGAGGGGACGATCAGCGGAAAAATCGCGAAAACCGTCTTTGAGGAAATGTTCCGGACCGGGAAGAGGGCGCGCGAAATTGTCGAGGCGAGGGGCCTCGTCCAGATCAGCGATGAAGCAGAGCTGGCGCGGGTGGTGGACGAGGTGCTTGCCGCCCATCCGGGGGTTGTGGCGGACTACCGGAGCGGGAAGGAGAAGGCCCTGGCCTTTCTGGTCGGGCAGGTAATGAAAGCGACGCGCGGTAAGGCCAATCCTCAGGCGGTGAACAAAATAATCAAGGAGAAAATCCAGTAA
- a CDS encoding isocitrate/isopropylmalate dehydrogenase family protein, with translation MRKYTVTLIPGDGTGPDVTRAARLVLDAVGVGIEWEVVEAGEGVIAKYGTPLPDHVLESIRRNKVALKGPLTTPVGTGFRSVNVALRKELDLYANVRPARNLPNVRSRYEGVDLVVVRENTEDLYAGVEHMVGKDAAESIKIITRPASERIVRFAFELARREGRKKVTAGHKANIMKCTDGLFLETAREVAKDYPDIEFEDRIIDALCMKLVQSPADFDVLVLPNLYGDIVSDLCAGLIGGLGVAPGANIGDEAAVFEPVHGSAPKYAGMDKVNPLATILSGVMMLKHLGELGAADRIMRAIEEVLNEGKSLTYDLGGTAKTSEMAAAIAEKL, from the coding sequence TTGAGGAAGTATACGGTTACGTTGATTCCGGGCGACGGGACGGGCCCTGATGTCACGCGGGCGGCGCGGCTGGTGCTCGACGCCGTAGGCGTCGGAATCGAATGGGAGGTTGTGGAAGCCGGGGAAGGTGTAATTGCGAAGTACGGCACTCCCCTGCCTGATCATGTACTGGAGTCCATCAGGCGAAACAAGGTTGCTTTAAAGGGCCCTCTCACAACCCCGGTGGGCACCGGTTTTCGCAGCGTGAACGTTGCCCTGCGGAAGGAGCTTGACCTCTATGCCAACGTGCGGCCGGCGCGGAACCTTCCCAACGTCCGGAGCCGCTATGAAGGGGTGGACCTCGTTGTCGTACGGGAGAATACCGAGGATCTGTACGCCGGCGTTGAGCACATGGTCGGAAAGGATGCTGCCGAAAGCATCAAGATCATCACCCGCCCCGCCTCCGAACGGATTGTCCGGTTCGCCTTTGAACTCGCCCGGAGGGAGGGGCGGAAAAAGGTGACTGCAGGCCACAAGGCCAACATCATGAAGTGCACCGACGGGCTCTTCCTGGAAACCGCCCGGGAAGTGGCAAAGGATTACCCGGACATCGAGTTTGAAGACCGGATTATCGATGCCCTCTGCATGAAGCTCGTCCAGAGCCCTGCGGATTTTGATGTTTTAGTTCTGCCCAACCTTTACGGGGACATCGTTTCCGACCTCTGCGCCGGCCTGATCGGGGGGCTTGGGGTTGCGCCGGGCGCGAACATCGGCGACGAGGCGGCGGTCTTTGAACCGGTTCACGGGAGCGCCCCAAAGTACGCCGGGATGGACAAGGTCAACCCCCTTGCCACGATTTTATCCGGAGTCATGATGCTGAAGCATTTGGGAGAGCTTGGGGCTGCGGACCGGATTATGAGGGCTATTGAAGAAGTTTTGAACGAAGGCAAATCCCTCACTTACGATCTGGGGGGAACCGCGAAAACCTCGGAAATGGCGGCGGCCATTGCCGAAAAGCTCTGA
- a CDS encoding response regulator, translating into MYSVLLVDDEMLERQGWRRILEKHRSGSVRVIGEARNGREAVELAKKERPDLVLMDVKMPGLDGIKAGRLIKEFLPGVKIIVISAYDEFSYAQEALKFGAVNYLLKPVQPAEMLEIVDQQLGILEKERRQKKEEESFQAMFQKIMPYLKIGFIFEWLSGNVKLADELHERAEFLGLKPLPQLVMVVNIDNFLRLTAGQKEIERQILKQKIYQKITVLAEEYHQSQCIPLQGDKYGVLIMPERGETPEKVRRRAARLAETIRREIEKDPFIPATVTIGIGRVYTEGTDLHLSYQEALKALEYKLYTGGNQVIHIDDVLPFDERVHSYPFPLERELLSCVRIGDGEQARYWLTRLLNELFSKTNNHPDLLKTRILELLVVLSRQAIESGASSEEVARQNFKYTQELWQKEDLGELHEWIFAKVENLIKLVQSGRDMRQQDIMKKILAYIHSNYHRDITLEEVAGAVFLSPCYLSRIFKQVQGVNFIDYLTSIRLEKAKVLLRSSGESIAQIAGKVGYQDPKYFSTVFKKHEGCTPSEYRSRHFPLQDPSSAVSP; encoded by the coding sequence GATGTAAAGATGCCCGGACTGGATGGAATTAAAGCCGGCAGGTTGATCAAGGAATTCCTCCCGGGAGTCAAAATCATCGTAATATCCGCGTATGACGAGTTTTCCTACGCCCAGGAAGCGCTCAAGTTCGGCGCGGTGAACTACCTTTTAAAGCCTGTTCAACCAGCGGAAATGCTCGAAATCGTCGACCAGCAACTCGGCATTCTGGAAAAAGAAAGAAGACAAAAGAAAGAAGAGGAATCGTTCCAGGCCATGTTCCAGAAAATTATGCCGTACCTCAAAATAGGGTTCATCTTTGAATGGCTGTCAGGAAACGTCAAGCTGGCGGACGAACTCCACGAGAGAGCGGAATTTCTAGGACTTAAACCCCTCCCCCAATTAGTGATGGTCGTAAACATAGACAACTTCCTCCGGCTAACTGCCGGCCAAAAAGAAATTGAACGCCAAATATTAAAGCAAAAAATATACCAGAAAATAACGGTGCTGGCCGAGGAATATCACCAAAGCCAATGCATTCCCCTTCAGGGCGACAAATACGGGGTGCTGATAATGCCGGAGAGGGGCGAAACCCCTGAGAAAGTGCGCCGGCGGGCAGCGCGTCTTGCAGAAACCATCAGGCGCGAAATAGAAAAAGACCCTTTTATTCCTGCAACAGTAACAATTGGGATCGGCAGAGTCTACACCGAGGGCACCGACCTTCACCTTTCATACCAGGAGGCCCTAAAGGCGCTCGAATACAAACTTTACACCGGCGGCAACCAGGTTATCCACATAGATGATGTTTTGCCTTTTGACGAACGGGTGCACTCCTATCCGTTCCCCCTGGAAAGGGAGCTGCTTTCCTGCGTCAGGATCGGCGACGGCGAACAGGCCCGGTACTGGCTGACCAGGCTCTTGAACGAACTCTTTTCAAAAACCAATAACCACCCGGATCTTCTTAAAACGCGGATCCTCGAATTGCTTGTCGTCCTTTCCCGCCAGGCGATCGAAAGTGGAGCCAGTTCGGAAGAGGTCGCCCGGCAAAACTTTAAATACACCCAAGAACTGTGGCAAAAAGAAGACTTAGGCGAACTCCATGAGTGGATCTTTGCTAAAGTAGAAAACTTGATCAAGCTAGTTCAAAGCGGCCGGGACATGCGCCAGCAGGATATTATGAAAAAGATTCTTGCTTACATTCACAGCAATTACCACCGCGACATCACCCTTGAAGAAGTTGCCGGGGCGGTTTTCCTCAGTCCGTGTTATTTGAGCCGGATTTTCAAACAAGTACAGGGCGTCAACTTTATCGATTATTTAACCAGTATAAGGCTGGAAAAAGCAAAAGTTCTTCTTCGATCAAGCGGCGAATCGATTGCCCAGATTGCCGGAAAAGTAGGGTACCAGGACCCTAAATACTTCAGCACCGTCTTCAAAAAACACGAGGGCTGCACCCCAAGCGAATACCGGAGCCGCCATTTTCCTTTGCAGGACCCGAGTTCGGCAGTTTCTCCCTAA
- a CDS encoding 3-isopropylmalate dehydratase large subunit, with translation MGKTIAEKILSRKSGQDAYAHDLVVASVDFVMGQDGTAPLAIRVFEEMGGERVFDPARAAFVIDHSAPSPLEGVSALHHLMREFARKQGMILYDVGEGVCHQLLPEKGHVGPGSLVIGADSHTCTYGALNAFATGVGSTDLAAALVSGKMWFRVPETIKFICHGRLPPGVYAKDLILYLIGQVTADGATYMAAEYTGEAIQALSVEARFTIANMAIEMGAKAGLMEADEKVRVWVREHGKEDFEEAKADPDAVYARVLEYDVSRLEPQVARPHRVDNVAPVSEVAGTPIQQAVLGTCTNGRLEDLRIAARILKGRKVHPGVRLIVAPASRRVFLEAMEEGVMQDLVRAGAAVVTPGCGPCVGTHNGIPADGENVISTANRNFKGRMANNKAFIYLASPATVAASALAGEIADPREFLSKEVSGCGTAG, from the coding sequence TTGGGAAAGACGATTGCTGAGAAGATCTTGAGCAGGAAAAGCGGTCAGGATGCCTACGCGCACGATCTCGTGGTCGCCTCGGTTGATTTTGTGATGGGTCAGGATGGGACGGCGCCCTTAGCCATCCGTGTTTTCGAGGAAATGGGAGGAGAAAGGGTTTTCGACCCGGCGCGGGCCGCTTTTGTGATCGATCACAGCGCTCCCAGCCCGCTGGAGGGGGTTTCGGCCCTCCACCACCTGATGCGGGAATTTGCCCGAAAGCAGGGGATGATCCTGTATGACGTGGGCGAAGGGGTGTGCCACCAGCTCCTCCCCGAAAAGGGGCACGTGGGGCCGGGCTCCCTGGTGATCGGCGCCGACTCCCACACCTGCACTTACGGTGCCCTGAACGCCTTTGCCACCGGGGTGGGATCTACAGATCTGGCAGCCGCCCTGGTTTCCGGGAAGATGTGGTTCCGGGTGCCGGAAACAATTAAATTCATCTGCCACGGCCGCCTGCCTCCGGGAGTCTACGCGAAGGACCTCATCCTTTATCTGATCGGACAGGTGACCGCGGACGGCGCCACCTATATGGCTGCAGAATATACGGGAGAGGCCATCCAGGCCCTTTCCGTTGAGGCGCGCTTCACCATCGCCAATATGGCGATCGAAATGGGGGCAAAGGCAGGCCTGATGGAGGCAGATGAAAAGGTCCGGGTCTGGGTGAGAGAACACGGAAAGGAAGATTTCGAAGAGGCAAAGGCAGATCCCGACGCCGTCTATGCCCGCGTCCTGGAGTATGACGTGAGCCGGCTGGAGCCCCAGGTGGCAAGGCCCCACCGGGTGGATAATGTAGCTCCTGTCAGCGAAGTGGCAGGAACCCCGATCCAGCAGGCGGTGCTCGGCACCTGCACCAACGGGCGGCTGGAGGATCTCCGGATTGCGGCCCGGATCTTGAAGGGAAGAAAGGTGCACCCCGGGGTGCGCCTGATCGTTGCACCTGCCTCCCGCCGCGTCTTTCTGGAGGCGATGGAGGAGGGCGTGATGCAGGACCTGGTGCGCGCCGGTGCTGCGGTGGTAACTCCGGGCTGCGGCCCCTGCGTTGGCACCCACAACGGGATTCCGGCCGATGGGGAAAACGTGATTTCCACCGCAAACCGGAATTTCAAGGGGCGGATGGCCAATAACAAGGCCTTTATCTACCTGGCCTCTCCTGCCACCGTTGCCGCCTCGGCCCTCGCCGGTGAAATAGCAGATCCCAGGGAGTTTTTGTCCAAGGAGGTTTCCGGTTGTGGAACTGCGGGGTAG
- the gatC gene encoding Asp-tRNA(Asn)/Glu-tRNA(Gln) amidotransferase subunit GatC codes for MKLSREEVEHVAILARLALSEEEKEQFRAQLSSVLEYAEMINRLDTAHVEPTYHVLPLQNVSRPDEARESLPREEVLGNAPEREAGYFKVPRII; via the coding sequence ATGAAATTAAGCAGGGAGGAAGTTGAGCACGTAGCAATCCTTGCGCGCCTTGCTTTAAGTGAAGAAGAAAAAGAGCAGTTCCGCGCCCAGTTGAGTTCTGTTTTGGAATATGCAGAGATGATCAACCGTCTGGACACGGCTCACGTGGAGCCTACCTACCACGTCCTGCCCCTCCAGAATGTTTCCCGGCCTGACGAAGCAAGAGAATCTCTCCCCCGGGAAGAGGTGCTCGGGAATGCCCCGGAGCGGGAGGCGGGTTATTTCAAGGTCCCGCGCATCATTTAA